In Polaribacter pacificus, the genomic window GTTTTCTTTTCACCAATACCAATCACAAACATAGCAGCCTCTCGAAGTCGAGTTGCTAATCTTGTAAAATCACTATCACTAGAAACGATACAAAAGCCATCAACTTTTTTTGAATACAACAAGTCCATTGCATCAATAATTAATGCACTATCACTAGAGTTCTTACCTGTTGTATAGCTGTATTGCTGTATGGGTGTAATGGCATTTTCTAACAAAATATTTTTCCAACCAGAAACTGTCGGCTTTGTCCAATCAGCGTAAATTCTTTTGATGGTTGGATTGCCGTATTTAGCAATCTCATTTAGCATTTCTTTTACATGAGCATAGGGAACATTGTCCGCATCAATTAATACTGCAAGCTTTTTTTCTTTCATAATGATTCTTCTTAATAACTTTCAAAATATAGGTTACATTTTTGGTTGCTAAAGGGAGTTCAATTTTTAAATGTGACTAAATATAAGAAACTTTAAGATAACTACATTTTTCATTTAATGAATTGTAAAAATAGGATGCCTTGCTTATTGTAATTTGATCTCAGAACTTTTTAAAGGTATATATATTATCCGCAGTTTTTTTCTAAATCAGGAGATGGTCTGTAAGCATAGTATTGCAATACTTCTTCTAGTGCCATTTTAAGTGCCTTGTTTATAGGTAGAATAAGGTTTCCCAAATGAAAATCTATTTGATTTAATTGCATATAATAGTCTGTAAATACTGGGACATATAATCCTTTTGCAATTGCTTGGCTTGTAGAATTATATTCTTTCTGCTGACCTTCTTTTATTATTTTACAAGTTGTCATTCGTAAATTTCCATATTTGTCTGTATTGGCTGCAAAACCGAAGAGCCTACAAATTAAACCACGATACTTGTAATTACTACATTTTCCTTGATGAATACTCGTTAAAGATTTATAAAGAATGCAGGTTTTATTTTGGGTCTGATTAAGAAGGGCTAGTGTGTTTTTTGCCTCATCATTTAAAAACAAATGGAATGCCCATGGCAAAAACTCTAAAGGGGACGCCTCTACAGTTGGCGTTGAACAACATCTTCCACAACCTACCACACAACTAAGTCCTGAGTCTTTTTTAAAGTGCACACTCTCTTGATCTAATTGAAAGAAAAGCTTTTCTACCAATTGCACTCTGCGTTCTATCGACATCGTTTTTTTTCGAAGGTATCCCTAATATAATCGTAAAACGGTCTTTTGTTTGTGTATTTTTAAATTATAAAACTATTTCAGTAAATATTATTTTGCTTTCAGATCAAAGCCTAAGTTTAATTGAAACATAATCGGCCAAAGATTGCCTATACCGTTTGTGTCAAAATAATATTGAGGTCCTACATCAAAGAGTAAGTGAAAGTTTTTACCATATTTTCTTTGAATTCCCCAAGTGGGTCCAAAAGCGAAATCAAAATCAGATGATCTGCTTACATTTTCTGCGATAGAGCTTCCTCTAGTAATTAATCTCAAAGAAACAAAATTACCTGAATTATTATCAATAGTTTTATTTTTAGTAACTCTCTTGTTTCTATTGTAGAACCATTTTTGTTGAAAATCAGCAAAAGGAGAAATGATGTATATAAATCCACTATTCGCAAAGGTCAAATCTGGGTAGCCTCCTCCATAACCGATCCCAATAGCTGATGAAAAAGTAGAATAGGTACCCGTAGGGATTTCTAATTCAATAGCTGGATTTAAAAAATTTACTCTCCACACTTTCTCTGTTTTAAGATTGTTATTTCCTTGAGCGTAGATGCTTATAGTTGTAAGAAAAAAGAATAAAATAGGTAAAAATAGTTTCATTGTTTTGTTTTTTGCTAAAATGAGAAATAACGTATTGTATAAGTGAAAAGAGCTATTTAAAAAATGTTTATTAATCCTCGTAGACTCTAAGCCTATTTTGAGTGTTAATTAATTGAGATTGCAATGTTTCTATCTTTTTTAATAAATTAAAAATAGTATCAATGCCTTCAAAATTAATATTGAGCTCTTGATGCATTCGAATCATTTTTTCAATTTCACCTGTCTTCTCTTTATGTACAAAACAAGATTCTTCTATCGTTGTAATTTCAATCAAACCATAGTCATTTAAACTTGTAAAAAATGACATTTCAACCTTATAATGGGTACATAATTGATCGAGTGGAATAAAATTTTCTAGACTCATGATGTTTGTAAATTATTAAGTTGATGAAACAATTCTTTTTCTTTCTCTGAAAGATTGGTTGGTAGTACCACATTATAGCTTATATAAAGGTCACCAAACTTTCCTTCTTCTTTATATATAGGAAAGCCCTTCCCTTTTAATTTTACTTTTGTCCCGTTTTGAGTTTCTGGTTTTATCTTTAGTTTAACTTTTCCATTAAAAGTATCCACGGTGATTTCTCCACCCAATAAGGCTGTGTACAAACTAATATCCTGAGTACTTATTAAATTGTCGTTATCTCGTTTAAATTTAGAATGGTTATTTATAGAAAACTGTATGTATAAATCTCCCTTAGGCCCACCGTGTAAACCAGGACCACCTTGCCCCTTAATTTTAATAACTTGCCCATTTTTTACACCTGCAGGAATGGTTAGTCGTATATTTTTCCCATTAATGTTTAAGGTGCGCTTATGGGTCGTATAAACATCTTTTAAATCAAGTTGCAATTCTGTATTGTAATCTTGACCTTTATAGGCTGCACTTCTACTGCTACGTTTTCCTGCTGATCCAAACATCGACTCAAAAAAGTCTGAATAATCACTGTCAGAAAAATCACCAGTGGATTGGTTTTGATAGCTTTTTTGTGATTGTTGCTGCTGTTTAGACTTTTCAAACTCTTCGGCATGTTTCCAATCCTTTCCATACTTGTCATATTTCTTTCGGTTTTCTACATGGCTAAGCACCTCATTTGCTTCATTTATTTCTTTGAACTTTTTCTCCGCTTCTTTATCATTGGGATTTAAATCAGGATGATACTTTCGTGCTAATTTTCGATAGGCTTTTTTGATATCGCTTTCAGTAGCATTTTTATTGATTTCTAATATTTTATAATAGTCGACAAATGCCATTTCTGTATAGAGTTAGAATAAATTAATCTTAGTTTTCACTTTGTTGAAAATGATATTTATGTAGATCGCGTTTGGCCCTCCAAAAAGTGCTCGTTACGTGATATAAAAGTAGTCAAATTAAAAGCTAAAAAAAAATAGTTCATTGAAATTTATTCATCGTATTTGCTCTAGCTTGTATGGATTCGGAAATTGCTTATTTATTTCAAAAATGTCATATTTTTTAATAATTTTATATTTTTACTGACATAATAACCGATTATATTATTGTTTGTTTAATTTATTTTCGAGGTTGTTTGTATTTAGCCACTCACCTATCATTAAAGGTCTAAGACAGTATTTAGTCATTGTTTTCTACCTGTCTATAGTGTAATTTATATCAACTTATCTAGTTTAGATGCTCTTTTGGCTTGGTTTTCGTTGCCATAGTTGTGATAAACAAAAAGTATACAATCAACTGCATAAAAATTGTGTTAATGATCGTATAGGAAATTTTTAAAATATAGTAAACATGAATCAAGTTAAAGAAAACAGTACAGTTAAAGTAAATTATACCGGTAAACTATCTGATGGGCAAAAATTTGACAGTTCTGAAGGAAAAGAGCCTTTAGAAATTACATTAGGACAAGGACAATTGATCCCAGGTTTTGAAAAAGGATTGATCAATATGAAACTGAATGAGAAAAAAACCATTACAGTTGTTAAAGAAGAAGCATACGGAGATATAAATGAAGGTTTAGTTCAAGAAGTAAACAAATCTGAGCTTCCTCAAGATATTGCTCCAGAAGTTGGTATGGGACTTGTTTCAAAAACTCCAGATGGACAAGAAATGAATTTACGTGTTGTTGAAGTAAAAGAAGAAAGCATTGTTATTGATGGTAATCACCCTCTAGCAGGTCATGATCTAATTTTTGATCTTGAAGTTGTTGAGATCAAAGATCCAGAAACAGCAAGCTAAAAATAGCAAACACTTATTATAGTACCTGAGAATCTCCCTTAAACGAATTTAAGAAGTTTCTCAGGTATTTTTTTTATAAAATTAGCAAGCTTACATCTGCTTGACAAAGTCTAAAAAGACTTTTTTATGCAATTCAAGATCCATACTCGGAGATAAAGCCACGCGAGCGATATAATCCTTATCGCCTTCTTTAGTAGTTCCTTGAGTAGACGTTGCTGGTATGGTCCAATAACAGCCTTTTACTTGCCCATAACTCACACAGTACTTACTCTCATTGGGAATTTCTTTAATCATCAAGTTGATTAACTTCAGATTTAATGCTCTTTTATAAGCTTCTCGTTCCTCATCAGTATTACCTTTGGTTGGAAGATCTAATGAAAACACAGAAGGAGTAAAACCTTGCTTAGCCAACTCTTCTGAAACAAAATTGATTTTTGCCTCAGGTAGATTTTCAT contains:
- a CDS encoding FKBP-type peptidyl-prolyl cis-trans isomerase, whose protein sequence is MNQVKENSTVKVNYTGKLSDGQKFDSSEGKEPLEITLGQGQLIPGFEKGLINMKLNEKKTITVVKEEAYGDINEGLVQEVNKSELPQDIAPEVGMGLVSKTPDGQEMNLRVVEVKEESIVIDGNHPLAGHDLIFDLEVVEIKDPETAS
- a CDS encoding YkgJ family cysteine cluster protein, with amino-acid sequence MSIERRVQLVEKLFFQLDQESVHFKKDSGLSCVVGCGRCCSTPTVEASPLEFLPWAFHLFLNDEAKNTLALLNQTQNKTCILYKSLTSIHQGKCSNYKYRGLICRLFGFAANTDKYGNLRMTTCKIIKEGQQKEYNSTSQAIAKGLYVPVFTDYYMQLNQIDFHLGNLILPINKALKMALEEVLQYYAYRPSPDLEKNCG
- a CDS encoding DnaJ C-terminal domain-containing protein → MAFVDYYKILEINKNATESDIKKAYRKLARKYHPDLNPNDKEAEKKFKEINEANEVLSHVENRKKYDKYGKDWKHAEEFEKSKQQQQSQKSYQNQSTGDFSDSDYSDFFESMFGSAGKRSSRSAAYKGQDYNTELQLDLKDVYTTHKRTLNINGKNIRLTIPAGVKNGQVIKIKGQGGPGLHGGPKGDLYIQFSINNHSKFKRDNDNLISTQDISLYTALLGGEITVDTFNGKVKLKIKPETQNGTKVKLKGKGFPIYKEEGKFGDLYISYNVVLPTNLSEKEKELFHQLNNLQTS
- a CDS encoding chaperone modulator CbpM; protein product: MSLENFIPLDQLCTHYKVEMSFFTSLNDYGLIEITTIEESCFVHKEKTGEIEKMIRMHQELNINFEGIDTIFNLLKKIETLQSQLINTQNRLRVYED